In one window of Ovis aries strain OAR_USU_Benz2616 breed Rambouillet chromosome 5, ARS-UI_Ramb_v3.0, whole genome shotgun sequence DNA:
- the ATOX1 gene encoding copper transport protein ATOX1 isoform X1, translating to MPKHEFSVDMTCEGCSNAVTRVLNKLGGVQFDIDLPNKKVCINSEHSVDTLLETLGKTGKAVSYLGPK from the exons AAGCACGAGTTCTCCGTGGATATGACCTGTGAAGGCTGCTCTAACGCAGTCACTCGAGTCCTCAACAAGCTAGGAG GAGTTCAATTTGACATTGACCTGCCCAACAAAAAGGTCTGCATCAACTCTGAGCACAGCGTGGACACTTTGCTGGAGACCCTGGGGAAAACAGGAAAGGCTGTCTCCTACCTTGGCCCCAAGTAG